The genomic DNA cggacgtccgaccccgacgaagtcttccgctagctttctctgttgatctttgtttgtaaaccctaatgttggattttgtAGTGaaaccaaaatgagtaaaacttgtctaaaatccgtggactcgttgtattctctgtaaccgctcaccttcgtgtgggtttgctgaactcgatcctgtttaagtggttaaatcggatgaagtccgacggcgcttcgtgttagctcaagttaatcaggagtgtcgcatgttaggcggctaaactctgattaatcaagctaatccgaggtggttccgccacactcgcaggcggcggagcggcggtgCGCGATGGCGGTAAACCTCATTGGAACTTGCTCGAAATCGAGCGTCCAGCCTCGGTTTGCAATGGGAACTGGTCTAGGAGGAAGCGGAGCGCACGTCGAACCGATCTACAGTGTTGTCGTGGTGGATTGTGCGGCAGCAGCGACGTGCGGTGCGGCAGTGAGGATGGGGACTCCGGCGAGCTCGTTTGCACGAAGGGAGATACGGGGAGGCACGAGGACTTCATGGCAGCCTCCTCACCTCCTTGCGGTTCTTCGGGTGAAGACCATGGCGATGGaagagcgacggcggcggcaagcgtGTGCGGTGCTCGGGCTCGGGTAGAGGCGGCGCTGGAGAGCTCGAGGGCGCGGCTTAGGGTTTGGTGAGGCCAAAGGGTGACAGCGGCTACTTATATAGCCCGGGGAGGTGGACCTAGGCGTGCGGGCCCAAGGTGCGGGGCGGCTCGAACTCGGGTCGGAGTCCGGCATGGAGACGGCGGGAGATAGGGGATCATGAGCGGGCCCCGGGTGTCAGCGGTGGAAGCGGAGGAGCGCGGGCGCAGTGCGGGAGCGGGCCGACACGAGAGCTAGGTTGAGGCGCTGGGCTGCTGCGCTGCTGGGCCGAAAGAGAAAGAAGCGggctgaaagaaagaaacagggtgaaaggaagagaagggagggaaggaaaagaaagagctTTCCTATTGTTTGAAAAGATTCAATCAAATGAATTCAAACACAAATTTAATTTcaagcaaccaaaaataatgTACTAGCATGAATGAACTCCTATAatttattaatttattttgaaaaaaattaaatgtCTAAGAAAATTTAAATGCAAGACATATGCAACtaaattctaacaaattttattaaattgcaaaagttgaaaattagggtgttacattGGTAGGGCTCCTTTGGCAGGCGAGCTGCTGAGCGAGCAACCGGTAAGGTCAGGAACTCAGGGCTtctttggcagggctcctcgcgaggggctcctcgtgcggagtcggagccggagccgcggagccacttttttgggctcctccatgcaggcctaaaacggctccggctcctcccaaatGTGCCAAAAAATGACTCCGCGGTCAATgccgtttggtgcggctccggctcctccgtaCTTCGGTAAGCGCACGGAGTCGGAGCCGGAGCTCTGCCAAACTGTCCCTCAGTACGGCTGTATACCGGTGCATCTCTGCTTTCCAAGGGCGATTCTCTGCTCAATCTCATCATTTTGTTTAAACGTTGCTGCTGCTTCGGAGATGCTTATCAATTCGGCCCACAAGGCCCATAGATGGTACGATTTTGTTTTGTTCCTGGGCCTCAGATAACCCAATTGTTACCACCTCTGTTTTCAGGCCCAAACCACCACCCATGACATGTTATTGCTTCAATGACATGTTGACCCCACCATAATGCCAGCTCAACATCAACCGCGACCCGCGTCACGTTCTCTTGCAGCCAGGGGCACGTTCATGCTCGTCGTCACCCCCGGGATTCCCTGAAATAGACAAATCTCTCCCACCCCCTCCGCCGCTGCACGCCTCCCACCCATAGACGGGACGGGAGATACTTCCATCAGCAAAGATAGCACACAGGATTCGCGCCGCCCGTGGGAAAAGGAGGCGACGAATCCAATCCACCCACCCGCATTCGGCCGCCACCCCGTGCCATTGCCGCTGCTGCGCCCGCGAACCGCCGCCATTCGCGGGgccagagggagagagggaggggagggagcaaTGGGCGCGGGGATGGAGGCGGACGAAGGGGTGATGGCAACGGACTTCTTCTGGTCGTACACGGACGAGCCGCACGCGTCGCGCCGCCGGGAGATCCTGGCCAAGTACCCGCAGATCAAGGAGCTCTTCGGCCCGGATCCGTGGGCCTTCCTCAAGGTGCCGTGATCTGCCTCTTTTCTTCGCTCTGCTCTACGCGTCTGCTCTCTCTTTCCTGTGTGCTTTTGTGCTTGCAATGGGGAATTGGGGATTGAGCTTGCCGGAAAGTACAATTCATGCTGTTTTCTCTTCCTACGATGCTGGGCGTTTGCGATGATGTGCAAGTTGGGTAGCTTTAAAGCCGAGATCTCTAATTGCCGTACCCGAATTCCGGATCAGTATACGGTTTTATACTGTTTTTGGTGGATTACTTTGGCATTGTTTAGCTTCTAGTGCTTACGTTGCTGGAGTTATTCTCAGGAATCTCCGCATGACAAAGCGACTGCAGTTATACTTGTTTGGAGTTTCCCATTTTCTTTTATTAATTGCTTGTTTCGGAACAGTTAACTACTTAGCTTGTTGCCCTTGTCTTCAACCTGCAAATGTGATGCGCTTGGAAACTGTTAAGCTTGGGATTTATGGTGCAAAACGGATAAACTAGTAATTAAGCAATACATTTAAAGCAGAAGCTTCTTCCATTGAGTTGTCTTATACAGCCATAACGAGCCTAATAGAATTTATTTAGGCGCCAACCTTTCTTGTTGGCCCTGGATCAGTTCCACACTTCGAACAGTAACTTTCATGCCTGAAATGGTAGTTGCTTCTTCCGATTGGCTACCGGGCCCTTCCTTTCAAGTTTCAAGGCATGGAATAAACCTATGCTGTTATTTCAAGATTATGATATTAGAGAACCGACTAACAAATGATAAAGATCCATTCTGTCAAACTCCTCCTTTTTACTCTAACCTCTGATTATCTATAGTTCTACACTTTCACTCCAATTGCCTCTTCCTTTTTACTTATTTGAATGTGGGCGCTGAAAGGAAATTGAGTAAGTATCATATTTTTGGAAAGCCCTAACTACTTTTTCCTTGAGGGATAAGCCCCCAACTACTTTGCCCATCGATATATCTAGCTGCTAAGCCTGCTTCACCTTCTGTTTTGCATGACCAATTTGGGATGTTACTTCTAGTAAATCAACCCTAAGATGCAAACATATCTTTGGTGCTGTCTCATGGTGACACTTTGGCAACAACCATAGGAAACATTTGAGAAAAGTagaattcttttcttttttctgtacATACGGTCATTTGCAAGAAATACAAATCCACTCACACACATCTTTGCTAATACTTGAACATGAGAAAATTCTCAGATGATCTATATCTATAGATTTCAGTAAAATCTGAATTTGTAACCACACAGACACAAACTCACTAAGTTACTATATCCTTCACTGTTGCTCTGCAGCTGTTTGGTTTTCCACGTTCTGTCTCCTTGCTAGTAAGAAATTTCGGATTCACATGCAAAAGTAGTGTCCATATATCCCTTTCACCAACAGCTGTTGCGCTGGCCATTGAACTTTGGCGAGGGCAGCTAGCAACTTCAAACAGCCACAATCTCATGACCCTTGTTTTGAAAAATCAGGGGACTTGCCATCCTGTCCATAAGCTGTATTTTGTTGTGCCGGAAGTTCGTGTGTACCTGTATGACACAGTATGGTCCTAACTGTCAATGGCATTCGATTTACTATAAGATATTACTGCAACAAGTAGCCCTTTTTTCATTGAGTTTTACATGTAATGTTTTCTGATGGCAATATCAACTTTATCTGCAGATTGCTGTGGTCGTTTCACTTCAGCTGTGGACTGCCACATTCCTCCGAGATGCCAGCTGGTTGAAGCTTCTGACAGTCGCCTACTTCTTCGGCTCCTTTCTAAACCACAACCTGTTCCTTGCAATCCATGAACTGAGCCACAACCTCGCCTTCACAACCCCATCCCTGAATCGCTGGCTAGGCATCTTTGCAAACCTCCCCATCGGAGTCCCCATGTCCATAACATTCCAAAAGTACCACCTGGAGCACCACCGGTTCCAAGGCGTGGATGGCATCGACATGGACGTCCCCAGCCAAGCCGAGGCGCACGCTGTGAGGAACGCCGTCAGCAAATCCGTTTGGGTGGTGCTCCAGCTCTTCTTCTACGCGCTGAGGCCGCTCTTCCTGAAGCCGAAGCCCCCAGGGCTGTGGGAGTTCACCAACCTCGCCATCCAGGTCGCGCTCGACGCCGGCCTGGTCTACCTCTACGGCTGGAAGTCGCTGGCGTACCTGATCCTCTCGACgttcgtcggcggcggcatgcACCCCATGGCGGGCCACTTCATCTCGGAGCACTACGTCTTCAGCCCCGACCAGGAGACCTACTCGTACTACGGGCCCCTGAACCTGATGACATGGCACGTGGGGTACCACAACGAGCACCACGACTTCCCGAGGATCCCCGGCACCAGGCTGCACAAGGTGAAGGAGATCGCGCCCGAGTACTACGACAGCCTCAGGTCGTACAGGTCGTGGAGCCAGGTGATCTACATGTACATCATGGACCAGACGGTGGGGCCGTTCAGCCGGATGAAGAGGAAGGCGCCCAAGAAAGACTCGTAGTTGTTTGGCCTCCTGCACCCTGTGGGTGGAGTTTTTGCCATGTATGAACTCTAGCAGAGATGTGTTTCTGTTTGTGTAAAACCTGTCGATTCGTTGGAACTGTGCTACGACAAGTTTTGCAACTAATTTTCACGCTCCCCACGTAGTATCAAACAAATCTCAAATCTGATTGCTTTTCGATTGTGTGTCACTTGATGCATGTTGAAATTAGATGATCCGTCGCGTGTTCCTTTCCCTCTCGCCCTCCCAATGATCGTGGCCGCTCTGGGAGGCTTCGGAGCGCGAGACGCCGAAGCCTGCCCGTGGCGTACAACGGCGGCGTCGCCTCGTGACCACGCCCGATCCATCAGCGAGGGATCTCCGGGCGCCGAGCGCAGAAACCGGTCGAGCCACGAGGGCGACGACGAATCAATCAAGTCGTTGCGCCGGCCAACGAGGCCACGACGCCGAGCGCCCCCTGGCACAGAACAATTGCCAGCGGAGTAGCGGACGACACGCGAGCGAACAAACCAACCCTCTCCGGGCGCGCTCGGTGATCTGCTCcccgccaccttcttctggtggtggcggcggctgcgggccGTGACCGGCGGCGCGGTTTCGTGCGGAACCAGCAAGCCCAGAAGCACGCAGTAACGACACACGAGTCCACCCCAGCGACAAGGAAACTCGATGGTTCTCGATAGCTCCCTCCTTTTGCCAGTGTGTTCTTTGCAGAATGGATTCGTTACCAAGACTGGAACCTAACCGCACGGACCACCAGATCCGCCGAAAGTCTCACAGAACCGGCCGGTGTACGCGCTTCCTTCAGTCTCACCAAAAGAAGCATCGGCAGCGAACGTCTGGCTTTTTCGTCGCACAACAAGAACCTTTTCTATCTCCTACTACTAACAGAACATGGAAACGACACAATCGGCACAGATTGACAAATGGGCCCATAAACTCCCTGCATGAatcggacccacatgtcagtcgGGTTCAGTTTAGCACCTCATCAGAAGCGATTGACGAGGAGATACTTTGGTTCAAAACTTCAACCGCCGCTCACGACCGTCCCTTGAACGCCGACGCGGCGGAACAACTCATTTTCAAAGCTTTACAGATCAGCTCCGAGGTCGCgtccacaccacaccacaccgcGCCGcggctacttttttttttatatatatccCTCCTCCCCTCCAGACGCACGACAAAGTcggcaaccgccgccgcctcacattttttcttccttcctccaacCACGAGAGCACCGGCGGCAGCGGATTCCTCCCGAccgagaagaggaagaagaagatgggcgGGTTCGATCTGCAGGTGAAGGAGCGGACCAAGGAGCTGAAGCACCTCAAGGCCGCGGCGATGAGGGGCATCAAGGCGGCCGGCGAGTCGTGCAAGAAGGCGTGGAGCAAAGTCAGGAGCAGCATCAGGCGCTAGGGCGTCGAGTTCGCGAGGCCATCCCCATGGATGAACTCTAGTGTGGTTTTTCTGAGTTTTGAATGTGGTTTTGGTCTTGTTGGATCTATTTATTTGAGCGACTTGATGTGAAAATAGTCTGTGGCTCTGTGCGTAACTGCGTATGGCTCGTATTTATCTTTTGTTCGCCCCTTGTGTGTGATTTTCTTCATGCTCTTCTTGCGGTGGCGAACTTTGCAGATAGCGATAGATCTATTGCCGCCGATGGATTCTCTGTTCATCTCGCACTGAGAAGTATGCGTATGCGGAGAATTTCAACGTCTTCAAACAAGCCATAGCCACCGTAGGTGTCGATGATCCGCAACACCTGATCATCATGGAACCTTCCTTCTCCCACCACCACTATCGAGGCTCCGAAATCACGATGTGCATCTATCTCAGAGAAATCAAAGCAGTTAGCACCAGTTATTAGTCGTTAGCCTGCTTTTGACTGGCAGCGCTGAAACAAACCGGAAGATCTGCCACGAATGATCGCATACAAACTTAGGGAGAGCTGAGAGCAGGAAGGACTATAAATAATGCTTCGAACCCAGGTTTCAAGCTGCAAAGGGCTTAAGCCTGCTGTATCACCGCGAGAACTCGTGGACTGTTAGACGTAAAGGTATTTCTCCCACTTTTACAGAGCCCGTTGGTGAAAAATACTCCTCCAACACAAAGCCTCTCCAGCCGCAACAAGGGACAATCAATCGAGTTAGCTTATTTTAGAAAGCTTTTCAAGGTGCTACGGGAAAGCTCTCTTTTGGCCACTGAGTAGGAGCAGGTATTCAAACAACTTTACAGAAAACGAATCGTTTGCCTGACGattcaaagaaagaaattggCAGTCCGGACGGATCCTAATTCATGCTGACATCTGGTGCCGTTTACGCAGGCTGCTCGTGCTGAACGACAAGGCTCAAGCGTACCGGATACCCAGGTCCAAGAATAACGCAAAAGAAGAGAGCACACAGCATGTGAAGAACGACGAGGGTAGCTTGCAAGAGCATGTGAGACAACCTATAACAAACATTTAAAATCCAGCACGCAGGGTAGAGCATGTGAAAACTGAGAGTAGCTGGAATTCAAAATTCTGCTGATACAATTAGCTACATAAAAAACTTGGTAACAAACAGCAGTTCAATATGCTAGGCATGCTCTTCCTACAGGTCCATGAGGAATAACTGCAGGGAATTAGGCTCTGCACAGGGCCGACTACTGCAAAGGAGCATCAGGATCCAATCTTTTTTGGATTGCAGCTGCAGCCTGATAACGAAAAAGATTTGCTAAGCTATAGGAGTATCTGTTAACCCATTAGATCAGGCTTGCAAGTTGAGAAAGAAAGAACATACCTGAAAATTGCCCAGCCTGTACTGATAGTTCATTTCCTCGCGTAGACGGGCCTGCTCCTTCATGTCTTGAGCCTAAGAGCGAGTAAAACACAAGATAAACACAGGCTAATTCGCTTTCAGTTACTATGTCCTAGTACTACTGTAATGTTTCCACATCAATATCCTTATCAGAAAAATAATCTAGAGATAGATAAATACATTATTTACTAGAACATGTATTAGTATTATAACACATGGATTGAATAAGAAGAGAAAAATAAACTCATGCCACCTTGGAATCAAGTATTAAACAATAAGGTCCAAAACAGTACTTGACGCTAAATTCATTTCAGGTAAGGAATGGACATAACTAGGTGACTAGGATACAATGAAAGATCTTAAAAGGTAGTACATTTGTACACAATGGACAGGGATGCCTGTGCAATCAAACTTGGTGGTTGGACACAAGTATAGATGTCAACTACAAAGTCTTCGTATACTAATTCAGAGAAAGCGCTGTTATGTGCTGACATTTTATTTGATCTAATTCAGAGAAAGCGCTGTTATGTGCTGACATTTTATTTGATCGCTTCGGTCACATAGTGCATTCTCAGTCCATTGCACATTACTTATAAATAACTATTCTCTTTGGGGGGCTTGGGCATTACACATGACACTACAGTAACTGTTTGTAGACCGTATCGACTTAATGCTGGATCATGGTTTTAAACTAATAGCAAAACCTTCATGAGCATTGTAGTATTTAATTGATGTTTCAAGGATAAATTCATAAATCGAGACAGACAAAAGAAACGCAAAATTAATCTAACCAGTCCAGCTTGCATAGAGCGTTTTAAAGCTTccacttcttcctcctttcgTCGTTCACGTTCCTTCAACAATTCTAATCTGCAtgattaaaaaaagttaaaaaaaggaACTGCTCAACGCATAATAGACTCCAAATCGAATTAAATACAAGTGTTTTTAAATATTCCCATCATAGAACATGCAAAAATGTTTGTGTAAAGATAACAGCAAACAGAATGATAATTGTTGCaccatgtttttttaaaaattacATGGATAATATTGtagaaaaaacaacaaaacaaaTTCACGTTTGCACACCTTCGCTGTTCCTCATCATTAAATATTGTACGTTCTGTCACTGAGGTCTTTAAACCCTTCTTTGTCTCTTTCTCCATTGCTTTGCGATGATAAGCATCTAAATTATAATATCTGAAAGATAACAGAAATAGATAAATGTTAGATCCCTATTCTGAACTCGCCATCTAATTCAAAGTTATACATAGAAGACAAAATCCATTACTTTTTCGATGGGAAAGTGGCTGTGTTGTGATCCTCCATGAACCTGAGATGCAGACACCATATGTTAAACACCCTTGGAAAATCAAGGATACAGTAGGAAATATAGTACATCAGAGGGTCATGTAATTATTCAAGTGACTTCAAAACAGTAGAGTAACTTACGCCTTGAACATTTGCTTCTCTTCCCAGTTTGACAATGCTTCCAAATTAACCTGTGGCCACATTAAAAAGAAAACTAAATTGAACAACTGGATTACTTTGGTTTTAGATTTTAACATAGACCTCCATCCATGCCTCACTGTGTGTATTAACATGTACAAAACGAAAAAGAAATATACCTGCTTGACTTCTGATAACCATGCAGTGAACTCTGGTCGCTTGCTCCTACAAAACACGTTGCACAATTAATTTATAGAAATGTGGTAGAAATAATTTGGTATTTCATATGTAATTATTTACAGCCTGCTCGGTACAGAGGCTACGGCTGCGCTGCAGCTGCAACAGCTGATACAGCAACTGACTGCTGCTATTTGAGCCTGCAGCCGCTCAATAAGCTGCAGCGAGCATAGATACAACATGGTGTTGAAATGTTGGATTAAGCAAGCAAAGTCCCATATAACATATAGCACTGAATAGTAGTATAGAACTGTTTATAAGTAAATTGGATATGTGGATGTAGAAACATTTCTAAAAATTTTCTACGCTTAGTGTCCCTATGAACTTTGAAAGGTGAACTCGCAAAATCTGCATGAAATCTAAGTAGAATAGGAGCTTCATAAACTCTAAAGATACTAACGAGCATTCCAGTAATGTTGAATTATATCTCATCTTCACTTTTAGTAAAGGGAGACAACATTTGTATATTTCACATTGAATTATACAGTGCCACACGAACAACAAAGTACAACTGAAAATTTTGATGCAAATTCATAGCTTAATATGCCAAACCCTGAGTTTCAAATGAAGCACTCACCACATGTCGACCTCACGGATGATACCATACTTCCCCCACGAGTTGGTCACGGCGCCCTTCTTCCCCaaatccttcttctcctccttcctcctcttcttcttctccttcctcctcctctccctctccttttccttctccttcctcttccgcctctccttctccttcctcctccgcctcctctcctcctcctccctctccttcctcctcttccgccgctgcctccgcctctcctcctccgaaTCCAAGTCCGACTCGCTCTCTGACTCCGCGCTGGACCTCGAGTACGATGACTCGGACTCCGACTCCGAAGACGAGCCGGAGCTCTCgctgcggctccggctccgacgccggcgccgcctctccttctccttccttcgCCGCTTCCGCCGCTCGCCTGAGTCCTCACCGGAGCTCTcactcccctcctcctccatcctcctcccGACGCTTCGACTTGCCGCGGTGGCCCCGGTCCCGACTCCCCTTCGAGCGCTCGTCCCTGTCGGCTTCTACCGACTTGCTGCCGCTgcgggcctcctcctcctcctcctcgcctcgacCATCACGGGGCGAGCCGTTCTGGTCCTTCGCCATGGCGTCGCGTGACTAGGGTTTCGCGCCTCGCGGATGCGAGAAGGGAGGTGGCGAGGGCGAGACAGATCGGCTCGCGAGAGAACCgcgagcggtggcggccggGGACTGGGCgggcggggagagagaggacGAAGTGGCTTGGTGCCTTGGCCCTTGGTGGCGTACGCCTATTTTCCCCGTGTTCACTGACAGGTAGGTCCGTCTTTATCAAACAGTTTTGTGGCCCCACAATTCGGTCTCTGATACCTCTGACTTCTGTACACGCCTCCAACTTCGCGACCCGTCTCCCTCTCGCGCTCGcgcccacctcgccgcccgaTCCgacgcgccgacgccgcccgccgccgatcCAGTGCGACGCAGTCGGCGCTTCCTGCCGCCCGCTGCGCTTGCATCGTGCGAGCGGCGCATCTCGCAGGCTCACAAGCACCCGTGGATCTGaccggaggaggccgcggctgctgctgctgctgcctcggCGATGTCGAGGGTTCGGGACAGAACGGAGGATTTCAAAGAGGCCGTCCGCGTCGCCGCGCTCTCCCATGGCTACACGGAGGTAAGCTCCAGCCCAGCCTCACCAGCCCCTTCCCCTCAGCGTACGGACGAAAGCCGAATGATCCCCAATTCGTCTCGCTCCGTTGTGTTGCTGTGCAGGCCCAGCTGGCCGCGCTCACGTCGTCTTTCATCATCCGGAAGCCGTCCCCCAAGTCGCCATTCACTAATGCCGCGATCAAGACGGTAGGAGTCTGTGGTGAATGTGTTCATGTGTTGTGGTGTGGTGAGGCAGGTTTCGTCAGTGATTGATGATGGGTTGTGTCGAATTGCAGCTTGAGAGTATCAGGGAACTGGAGAGGTTCATAGTGAAGCACAGAAGAGACTATGTGGACCTGCATCGCACCACGGAGCAAGAGAGGGACAACATCGAACATGAAGTAAGTTTCACGCTGTCTGCggttgtttgttttgatttGCCATTGCTTCTCATATGATGATGCAGGTAAGAAACCTAAAATGTCTCTGTTACTCGGCAACCTGTATGCTTAATGACCGCAAGTCATTTCTTGTGTTCATAAAAAACTTCAGCTAGTGGGTTGTTTGACATTATTACAAAAGATACATGTTGCTGTACGGTACAATAGTTTGCCAAATATTATTTTCATAATTGTGCAAATCCAGTCTCGGACTAAGTTTATTGAAGACCATGGCCGTAAAAATTGTTGAACAGCATACATAGATATGGCAGTGATTCATCCTCTTTGATGCTCGCACATTCAGGTTAGGTAGATTGTTCAGCTTTCTCTTCATTCTATTAAACTATGTTTGGACATAGTGATGGGCATTCCTCGTATATGCACCATCCTATATTCCTTTTGGTCCACAATGTATTGATTCATGTAATATTAGGCTGTTGCTTTCTGTTTTTCAATTTAGTACCTATGTTTAATTACTAAATGTACATTAGGTTGGTGTTTTTGTAAAAGCATGCAAGGAACAGATTGATATCCTAAAGAACAGGATCCatgaagaagagaaaaatgGAGGTGCAAAGACATGGCTTGGCACTAGGGATGAGAGTTCCCGTTTGGACTTGATAGCTCATCAGCATGGTGTGGTATGGTTGTTTTCATCACCATTGGTGTTATATAAGCTTTGGATGTTCTGCTGCATTAATTTGTTTTTTGAGGGTATGATAAAGAAATAGGTAGCAGAAGAATATGTTTTTGGGCAGCATTTGTGATCTGAATGTGTTCAGGAGAATTAGACCAAGTAATTCCTTAGGGATTACTTGTGACGCTTTTGATGAGCAAAGATGTTCTTTCATTAGAACCAGCTTGCTTAATAGATTAAATCATCCTGTTGAGGATTGATTGTTTCCACATTTCCTTTCCAAATATTTAAGTTGGTTGTATATTCTATGAGTTGGTGGCAGGATATCAAACCTCCATCATTAGATATCATTTGGTAGAACAAAAAAGATTATGCTGCTTGATTTGTAGAGGACAGCCAGTTGAAACAAGTGAATTTGAATAATATCTAGTTCAAGTTTCTTGTTCAGAGCTGCATAAGTGCATCATTCAGGCAAACACATTGGTGTgtttttctttattattttttctataTCCAAATTGTAAGTAGCAGTCAAGCATCAGTTTCTGAACTACCCTGTTTGGCAGTAGTTTAGGGATTTTATGTCCATCTACACTCTACAGCAAACTGATCGTGTTGTCTACAATTTTACCAGGTTCTAATTTTGAGTGAGCGTCTCCACTCGGTAACTGCACAGTTTGATCGTCTTCGGTCCATGCGTTTTCAAGACGCTATTAATAGAGCAATGCCTAGGAAGAAAATTCAGAAGAAACCAGAAATCAAACCTGCTGAACCATCCAAGTCTAATCTTGTTCTAAAATCTGATGTATCAAAGATTGGGGATCAGGAAGTATCTACTGCACCCATGAGGGTTCAAGAACAACTATTGGATGATGAAACAAGAGCTCTCCAGGTAATATGGTATACAAATTATGTACAAGTGAAAAACTTGTCTATTTTACTTAAAACTACCATGCATTTACATCCTAAAACTCTTCTCAGGTGGAGTTGACAAGCCTTCTTGATGCTGTCCAAGAAACTGAGACAAAGATGATGGAAATGTCAGCACTTAATCATCTTATGTCAACGCATGTTCTACAACAAGCTCAACAAATTCAGTATTTATATGACCAGGTAGAAGATTTTAATAAGCTTGTTCTACCAGTTTATATGCAGTACATGCTGAACTTGTGCTTTCATATTTGTACATATAGAATGTCAGAATCTACCCAAAAAATGGATAATTCACACATGAAGCGAGTCCACGAAAGAGCTTCTTAACAGTGTCTAGAATTAAATCATTTGTCTCCATCCACTGGACTATTAAGGATC from Setaria italica strain Yugu1 chromosome VII, Setaria_italica_v2.0, whole genome shotgun sequence includes the following:
- the LOC101753588 gene encoding syntaxin-81; its protein translation is MSRVRDRTEDFKEAVRVAALSHGYTEAQLAALTSSFIIRKPSPKSPFTNAAIKTLESIRELERFIVKHRRDYVDLHRTTEQERDNIEHEVGVFVKACKEQIDILKNRIHEEEKNGGAKTWLGTRDESSRLDLIAHQHGVVLILSERLHSVTAQFDRLRSMRFQDAINRAMPRKKIQKKPEIKPAEPSKSNLVLKSDVSKIGDQEVSTAPMRVQEQLLDDETRALQVELTSLLDAVQETETKMMEMSALNHLMSTHVLQQAQQIQYLYDQAVEATNNVERGNKELSQAIQRNSSSRTFLLLFFFVLTFSVLFLDWYNN
- the LOC101752771 gene encoding sphingolipid delta(4)-desaturase DES1-like, with amino-acid sequence MGAGMEADEGVMATDFFWSYTDEPHASRRREILAKYPQIKELFGPDPWAFLKIAVVVSLQLWTATFLRDASWLKLLTVAYFFGSFLNHNLFLAIHELSHNLAFTTPSLNRWLGIFANLPIGVPMSITFQKYHLEHHRFQGVDGIDMDVPSQAEAHAVRNAVSKSVWVVLQLFFYALRPLFLKPKPPGLWEFTNLAIQVALDAGLVYLYGWKSLAYLILSTFVGGGMHPMAGHFISEHYVFSPDQETYSYYGPLNLMTWHVGYHNEHHDFPRIPGTRLHKVKEIAPEYYDSLRSYRSWSQVIYMYIMDQTVGPFSRMKRKAPKKDS
- the LOC101754009 gene encoding LOW QUALITY PROTEIN: vicilin-like seed storage protein At2g18540 (The sequence of the model RefSeq protein was modified relative to this genomic sequence to represent the inferred CDS: deleted 1 base in 1 codon); translated protein: MAKDQNGSPRDGRGEEEEEEARSGSKSVEADRDERSKGSRDRGHRGKSKRREEDEEEGSESSGEDSGERRKRRRKEKERRRRRRSRSRSESSGSSSESESESSYSRSSAESESESDLDSEEERRRQRRKRRKEREEEERRRRRKEKERRKRKEKEKERERRRKEKKKRRKEEKKDLGKKGAVTNSWGKYGIIREVDMWSKRPEFTAWLSEVKQVNLEALSNWEEKQMFKAFMEDHNTATFPSKKYYNLDAYHRKAMEKETKKGLKTSVTERTIFNDEEQRRLELLKERERRKEEEVEALKRSMQAGLAQDMKEQARLREEMNYQYRLGNFQAAAAIQKRLDPDAPLQ